CGCTCGACCATAAATCAATGGTTTTTCAACATGATTGTTGTCACAttgtcaactataaatagatcaaCAATCAACGATAACAGAACAAcagtgaatcaatgttatttcaatatcaatgtcaggtttcatcAGTTTTATAATGTTGTTTCAACATTGATTTTGCATTGACATTTCAATCCTGATGATTCTGATGGAtcagatgaaaaatcaacatcagTTCAATGtctccttgctatctgggtaagTACCCTCATACTTATAACTTATAAATATGAGGGTACAAAATATGGGTCTATTTTGGGTATGTtacaatgtacacggtatgaaggtatgttatgaatatgctataactacaAGTATGTATAGGCTGTAGTGGGTGTAcaagctatgaacaggatataaatatgaaaactatGCACAAAtatgaactatgcaagttataaacagttgtaaacagttatagaattataattattatttacgttctatttatagagttgctaattgTTTGggagggtgaagaggtgacccttctggataagatggtgaaggtttgctgcgttttggtgaacatgtgccccagtgtggtagtaaaaccagggaaaaatgcTGTTGTTAAATACTCTTAAAAGTCTTGTGCTGTATATGTAGTGATAAGTTTTCAAAAGAGACAGTAAATTACAGAATGCTAGCATTGGGtgatattatttaaatgctgtcatgattttatgtgaacattttatcatttgtaaactatacatgacattgattctacattgtaactgatgtgatgtcctacaaagtggttttaataaaaaaaaaaagacaaacatttatttgtttctttattccacttttgaacagtgttacttagtaagtacatattcagtatgcagattatttacatggcaatgCACTTCAGGCACTTCTGGATTTAGTTTAGATTTGATTGGATTTCTATAAGCTGCATACCTATCCTCAGTAGAATAAAtctaaaaatctttaaaaaaaaaaaaaaacccaaacaaataaaaaaacaaacaagcaaacaaaaatgaaacaacaatGATCACTCAGTTTGCAAAATAGGTACACATATCTTCATGTTTCTTATGGTATTTTTTCACAGACCCAAAGCAGAGAAGCTCCACATGAACGATCATTCCAAAAATTGTTAGCAGGAGTTCTGATATGAGCACAGTCCTCTTCACCCCACCGTGGGTCTCCAGCGCCATTATCAGGTTGATTACTTTCCCAGTATCTGGAAGGTCCGTAAACAACACAATTAGTATTGCTGAGAAAAGAAATGAATTAGATTAGAAAAATGTATACAAGCACAAAAACCCAGGAAGAAAAACACCTTTTAGATCGGGGAAGTGCCAAAACTTGTTTATTTTCTACTGGTGTTGAGTAAAATGTTTAGGTGATAATATGTTATACACAAATGCCACAActcaatttttaaaattatttttattattattattcaatgATATCTTAAGTTCATTAATGAGGTTATTTCTACATGTGCAGAAAATATGCTGCATGAGTGAAGACTTACTTTAGAGTCAGAGGAGTTCCGTCTATCCATTTCcactttccttcttcttctttgtcatttaaaccaATCCAGGTTGGGTTCTGGGTGAGTGTAATGAGGTAGTTCTATTCAAAAATAAGAAATTCTATTTAAATGACAATATATTTcaacatgtgtgtgtattttgtttgttttgttgggcttttttctgttttatctgagCACATTGAAAATGATCAAAAACTTCACTTGTCACAACTtaagtttttaataaataatttacaatgGCTTTATTAAAACTTATACACCATTGCTAGGCTGCATCTTTATTTGCTTTCCTCTGCCATCAGCAGGCTGTTGCCATCATGAAATGTTCACAAATTCTAACTCTGTTACTAACTGTTGTACTACACTTCATTAAACTTATTTTAGAAGCAAGTAATCTTCAAAGGGGCAGTTTTCTAGGCAGTTAATTTGTCTCATTCCCTTTTGATTTCAACTTCCTCAGTTAGCCCTGAAGAATATATGATCCTGTCTCGCTTTTGTCCCCTGTGTGcggtctgtttttgtttttttgtttctttgtattttgaatTATGTATCTTGGACCTTTACGTTCACTCTAatacaatttttgttttttaaatttgggtCCTGCATTTGGTCTACTTTCTGCATAGACTGagaaatatttataaatatgaatgaaaagaaaacacatgcaTACAGACATTTTACCTGTTCTTCAGGGCTCTCTATCACTGCTAGATCTGCTCCTTTGTCTCTGCAGTCCTTTCTACCTTCATCCCAGGAACCAGACCTTCCAGAGAGGAGATAACAGCTGCAGCTGAACATGCTCCATCTTGAAGGACATGTTTTCTCTGAAAGAAACATTGAACACAAAATACAGCACCAATTTACTCATactaataataaataacaaatatcACCAAAAATGTTGGTCACTGGTGTAAACTACTTGTGCTACACTGGTTTTAGATACCTGGAGcatcacctctctggtggggaaggagtcTGAGCATTTGCAGGAGGTTTACAAATACCTCCTGCAAATGCACAGCACAGGTTATAATCAGTCTCTGGCAGAGGCAGTCAGAACCCATAGCTT
This DNA window, taken from Oreochromis niloticus isolate F11D_XX linkage group LG16, O_niloticus_UMD_NMBU, whole genome shotgun sequence, encodes the following:
- the LOC102079474 gene encoding CD209 antigen-like protein E; amino-acid sequence: MEEIYANVDCAKLSYPTPSTNYTGPRGPRGFNLVIILSLGLLSFFLLIGLIILGVNYRDSLRDSAAAFSAISNNLSFVTEERDLLQANLTEKTKELERLQMMSKQKKTCPSRWSMFSCSCYLLSGRSGSWDEGRKDCRDKGADLAVIESPEEQNYLITLTQNPTWIGLNDKEEEGKWKWIDGTPLTLKYWESNQPDNGAGDPRWGEEDCAHIRTPANNFWNDRSCGASLLWVCEKIP